The following coding sequences lie in one Homalodisca vitripennis isolate AUS2020 chromosome X, UT_GWSS_2.1, whole genome shotgun sequence genomic window:
- the LOC124369049 gene encoding uncharacterized protein LOC124369049 encodes MNPGKKSPSMGTPSMYSHVTTRSSANLKSTRSMRSVRLPWYQRPILTDAYFLDIQRGSLFFSVYSLLLSIFTVMTAVFDLYSLGMAAPGSTHYGFYFISYQFVYVGNRYVRNILILFALFSLIAAMAVFVSSILLIIALRKEYEHKILPWLYIFAVFTILRFLAWLFFSIVNDLIFGYNITMCLLWAIFCALNIYGWILVYSLYLELSDLTKLEDLAHLRMGTMASLNASTTHSLAGSRPTTPHSTVSTAPVM; translated from the exons ATGAATCCAGGAAAGAAATCACCAAGCATGGGGACACCATCAATGTACTCCCATGTAACCACAAGATCTTCAGCAAACCTCAAGTCTACTCGATCCATGCGTTCTGTGCGCTTGCCTTGGTATCAACGCCCAATACTCACAGATGCTTACTTTCTTGATATACAGCGTGGCTCATTATTTTTCTCTGTCTACTCTCTG tTACTGAGTATTTTCACTGTGATGACGGCAGTGTTTGACCTTTACTCCTTGGGGATGGCAGCTCCTGGATCTACTCACTATGGGTTTTACTTTATCAGTTATCAGTTTGTCTACGTTGGAAACAGATATG TAAGGAATATTCTGATTCTCTTTGCTCTGTTCTCACTGATAGCTGCCATGGCAGTTTTTGTGTCCAGTATTTTACTCATTATTGCTCTACGGAAG gAGTATGAACACAAAATACTACCATGGCTGTACATCTTTGCAGTATTTACCATTCTCCGTTTCTTGGCATGGCTGTTCTTCTCAATTGTGAATGACTTGATTTTTGGGTACAATATTACGATGTGCCTTCTATGGGCAATTTTCTGTGCCCTTAACATATATGGCTGGATCCTGGTCTACTCCCTGTATCTTGAGTTGTCTGATCTTACAAAGCTGGAAGATCTTGCACATTTACGG ATGGGAACAATGGCATCGTTGAATGCTTCAACAACTCACTCACTGGCTGGATCCCGACCTACCACCCCACACAGCACTGTGTCTACTGCTCCAGTCATGTAA